The following proteins come from a genomic window of Pyxidicoccus sp. MSG2:
- a CDS encoding FG-GAP-like repeat-containing protein — protein MIRLTRAAPLLALLASACSEELEPARVIPLPPTVDLCTGLPALTLTAEPARVRVSGPVALVASGGSGHYRYLLEPGGSSGALVGNRFVAGRTPATDTLVVEDAKCPGDARARVSVVAAFDAAPARAELPPGISFQVAVAGALGAPTYTLTRSDSGATLSPEGVYTAGTRDGNDLLTVRDSQTGDEALLQYQVRAGVKLVGDPAFLAVPAGASVPLATRGGTDRVSWAKTSGPGTLANGRLSVEAGATGTTVLTATDPFTKQTAQVSVRVLDELTRPGVAHGRLSDVASMVTADFDGDGTQDLAVGQRESDLSRPAGGAVFIFKGATGGLPSAPTWVLTGSSDTAAFGDALAAGDLDGDGLAELVVSSPGADVAVSNAGAVYFYTFKGGTPAPLRDGLTGLLKDAAFGAGMSVADMDGDGDLDLVAGAPLGDLAPTQAINRRGTVDLYLSDSKSPVPDLPAIRLGGADLTREGALVARSNSDLGRAVVAADLNGDGRVDLAALGKVSRYSATDGSVSGSQVAISVFFARPEGTRFRASPDVYLLPANTADSNEGTWRLSAIPGEGSRPPLLMAVADLLDSPDLSTSGGVKSGGDSGGALLFDLSDRRPSGEPPATPPQVKREEAFARIYGDAGGINAGRSWAVLDVDGSAGPELLLGAPKASGTAANNAQRWIGKVLVYPLTTLAKGSVINKPLTTLNGTAKSDTLGSGLAAWTLPDGPVLVAFSGRASSDQGAFTGRVELYRPAGASLAEWPRTGVMVPTKPSVERYGEGVAVARGPQNQALTVVGAPGWSGAGSNTDGDALSIGRAYVHDAAQPATARVAEEGAPSPHKAGRAVGTDVAFTDFNGDGRQDLVVGAPSFFVTGTGTAAGNTELTNTYASVNAACVTSGTLSVGGVLVSLGQADGTFKPAYRLWAPSLIPGCTPDTDAKCKRTVIGRGLVGGFDFNGDGKEDLGVLRDRGMEVFLGRAPEDATLAKLTMGCDPVYSWPSMGLQTSSPATLEDLNGDNCDELAWRYAEGTRSGVAILFGFDTGGTRCGARTTATVLRLAGDIESQLNNLGLGVAITRAGKFLDDARDFVAVSATSIPFEGVTQPVVLLYDKAELLAEMNARQSAGQPLVIGALSDGVEPVTLVHRTRAVSFGTSLAGGRDLTGDGVPDLLVGAPGASDASDGGGAVFLYAGGKTQQGALSPFLMVVGDGAERSALGQDVGLIPGSTGVPPMLVIGAPRSYRTGTQNGTAFALPLAF, from the coding sequence ATGATTCGACTGACCCGCGCGGCCCCCCTCCTCGCGCTCCTCGCCTCCGCGTGCTCGGAAGAGCTGGAGCCCGCGCGCGTGATTCCGTTGCCGCCCACGGTGGACCTGTGCACGGGCCTGCCGGCGCTCACCCTCACCGCGGAGCCCGCGCGCGTGCGCGTGTCCGGCCCGGTGGCGCTGGTGGCCTCCGGCGGCAGTGGCCACTACCGCTACCTGCTGGAGCCGGGCGGCTCGTCCGGAGCGCTCGTCGGCAACCGCTTCGTCGCGGGGCGCACGCCGGCCACCGACACGCTGGTGGTGGAGGATGCGAAGTGTCCCGGAGACGCGCGCGCCCGGGTGTCGGTGGTGGCCGCCTTCGACGCGGCCCCCGCGCGCGCTGAATTGCCGCCGGGCATCTCGTTCCAGGTTGCCGTGGCCGGCGCGCTGGGAGCGCCCACGTACACCCTGACTCGCAGCGACTCCGGTGCCACCCTCTCGCCCGAGGGCGTCTACACGGCCGGCACGCGCGACGGGAATGACCTGCTCACCGTGCGCGACTCGCAGACGGGTGACGAGGCGCTGCTCCAGTACCAGGTCCGCGCGGGAGTGAAGCTGGTCGGGGACCCGGCGTTCCTCGCGGTGCCCGCGGGTGCCTCCGTGCCGCTGGCCACGCGCGGTGGCACGGACCGGGTGAGCTGGGCGAAGACGTCCGGCCCGGGCACGCTCGCGAACGGGCGGCTCTCCGTGGAGGCGGGCGCCACCGGCACGACGGTGCTGACGGCGACGGACCCCTTCACGAAGCAGACGGCGCAGGTGTCCGTGCGAGTGCTGGACGAGCTGACGCGCCCGGGTGTGGCGCATGGCCGCCTCTCGGACGTGGCCAGCATGGTGACGGCGGACTTCGACGGGGACGGGACGCAGGACCTCGCGGTGGGCCAGCGCGAGAGCGACCTGTCCCGGCCCGCGGGCGGCGCCGTCTTCATCTTCAAGGGCGCCACGGGAGGGCTGCCGTCGGCGCCCACGTGGGTGCTCACCGGCAGCTCGGACACCGCGGCCTTCGGTGATGCGCTCGCCGCTGGCGACCTGGACGGGGACGGGCTCGCGGAGCTCGTGGTGTCCTCGCCGGGCGCGGACGTCGCCGTGAGCAACGCGGGCGCGGTGTACTTCTATACCTTCAAGGGCGGCACGCCGGCCCCGCTGCGTGACGGGCTCACCGGCCTGCTCAAGGACGCCGCGTTCGGCGCGGGCATGTCCGTCGCGGACATGGACGGGGATGGAGACCTGGACCTGGTGGCGGGCGCGCCGCTGGGAGACCTGGCGCCCACGCAGGCCATCAACCGGCGCGGCACGGTGGACCTGTACCTCTCCGACAGCAAGAGCCCGGTGCCGGACCTGCCGGCGATTCGTCTGGGCGGCGCGGACCTGACGCGCGAGGGCGCGCTGGTGGCGCGCAGCAACTCGGACCTGGGGCGCGCGGTGGTGGCGGCGGACCTCAACGGGGACGGCCGCGTGGACCTGGCGGCGCTCGGCAAGGTGTCGCGCTACTCGGCCACGGACGGCTCCGTGTCGGGCTCGCAGGTGGCCATCTCCGTCTTCTTCGCGCGGCCGGAGGGCACGCGCTTCCGGGCCTCGCCGGACGTGTACCTGCTGCCCGCCAATACGGCGGACAGCAACGAGGGCACGTGGCGGCTGAGCGCCATTCCGGGAGAGGGCTCGCGGCCACCGCTGCTGATGGCGGTGGCGGACCTGCTGGACTCGCCGGACCTGAGCACCAGCGGCGGTGTGAAGTCCGGCGGTGACTCGGGCGGCGCGCTGCTGTTCGACTTGAGCGACCGCAGGCCCTCGGGCGAGCCGCCGGCCACGCCCCCGCAGGTGAAGCGCGAGGAGGCCTTCGCCCGCATCTACGGCGACGCGGGCGGCATCAACGCGGGCCGCAGCTGGGCGGTGCTGGACGTGGACGGCTCGGCGGGGCCGGAGCTGCTGCTGGGCGCGCCGAAGGCGTCCGGGACGGCGGCCAACAACGCGCAGCGCTGGATTGGCAAGGTGCTGGTGTATCCGCTGACCACGCTCGCCAAGGGCAGCGTCATCAACAAGCCGCTGACCACGCTCAACGGCACGGCGAAGTCGGACACGCTGGGCTCGGGGCTCGCGGCGTGGACGCTGCCGGACGGCCCGGTGCTGGTGGCCTTCTCGGGCCGCGCCTCGTCGGACCAGGGCGCCTTCACCGGCCGCGTGGAGCTGTACCGGCCCGCGGGCGCGTCGCTCGCCGAGTGGCCGCGCACCGGCGTCATGGTGCCGACGAAGCCGAGCGTGGAGCGCTACGGCGAGGGAGTGGCCGTGGCGCGGGGGCCGCAGAACCAGGCCCTGACGGTGGTGGGCGCGCCGGGCTGGTCGGGCGCCGGCTCCAACACGGACGGTGATGCGCTGTCCATCGGCCGCGCCTACGTGCACGACGCGGCGCAGCCGGCCACGGCCCGCGTGGCGGAAGAGGGCGCGCCCTCGCCGCACAAGGCGGGCCGCGCCGTGGGCACGGACGTGGCCTTCACCGACTTCAACGGCGACGGGCGGCAGGACCTGGTGGTGGGCGCGCCGAGCTTCTTCGTCACGGGCACGGGCACGGCGGCCGGCAACACGGAGCTGACCAACACCTACGCCAGCGTCAACGCCGCGTGTGTCACCAGCGGCACCCTGTCCGTGGGCGGCGTGCTGGTGTCGCTGGGCCAGGCGGACGGCACCTTCAAGCCGGCCTACCGGCTGTGGGCGCCTTCGCTGATTCCGGGCTGCACGCCGGACACGGACGCGAAGTGCAAGCGCACCGTCATCGGCCGCGGACTGGTGGGCGGCTTCGACTTCAACGGCGACGGCAAGGAGGACCTCGGCGTGTTGCGCGACAGGGGCATGGAGGTGTTCCTGGGCCGCGCGCCGGAGGACGCGACGCTGGCGAAGCTGACCATGGGGTGTGACCCCGTCTACTCGTGGCCGTCGATGGGCCTCCAGACGTCCTCGCCCGCGACGCTGGAAGACCTCAACGGCGACAACTGCGATGAGCTGGCCTGGCGCTACGCGGAGGGCACGCGCTCCGGCGTGGCCATCCTCTTCGGCTTCGACACGGGCGGCACGCGCTGCGGCGCCCGCACCACGGCCACCGTGCTGCGGCTGGCCGGCGACATTGAATCGCAGCTCAACAACCTGGGCCTGGGCGTGGCCATCACCCGCGCGGGGAAGTTCCTCGACGACGCGCGCGACTTCGTGGCCGTCAGCGCCACCAGCATCCCCTTCGAGGGCGTCACGCAGCCGGTGGTGCTCCTCTACGACAAGGCGGAGTTGCTGGCGGAGATGAACGCCCGGCAGTCCGCCGGCCAGCCGCTGGTGATTGGTGCGCTGAGTGACGGCGTGGAGCCGGTGACGCTGGTGCACCGCACGCGCGCGGTGAGCTTCGGCACCTCGCTGGCGGGCGGCCGTGACTTGACGGGCGACGGCGTGCCGGACCTGCTGGTGGGCGCGCCGGGCGCGTCGGATGCCTCGGACGGCGGCGGCGCCGTGTTCCTCTACGCGGGCGGAAAGACGCAGCAGGGCGCGCTTTCCCCGTTCCTCATGGTGGTGGGAGATGGAGCGGAGCGCAGTGCTCTCGGACAAGACGTGGGACTGATTCCGGGTTCCACCGGAGTTCCGCCCATGCTCGTCATCGGCGCGCCTCGCAGCTACCGCACCGGCACGCAGAACGGCACGGCCTTCGCCCTTCCGCTCGCCTTCTAA
- a CDS encoding DMT family transporter gives MSSASTTGPVKPGGPLKVALAYCTCFLLWGSTWSVVKVGLQDLPPLRFVGIRMLVAGLALLPFARSRGAPLGPGMGWRIAGLGLLQIGIPFGLLFVGQQWIPSSWAALLFSTFPMWLLLVGRVMMPDQHLTGRKLLAAGLGVAGVAALQHSGLGALEVTGQMLLGCLLCLGSVAAISVANVLAKKHMGQVPAHVLVFGQTFSSALPLLVLSFLLEAGQPSHWNSRSVLAVLYLALCGTVLTYQCLYWLLPRISLAALGAMALLDTLVAVVLGVVFLDEPLTLSLLVGGALILGGAALANLIPAEEPSASKAPSR, from the coding sequence ATGTCCTCCGCCTCCACAACAGGTCCGGTGAAGCCGGGTGGCCCGCTGAAGGTCGCCCTCGCCTACTGCACCTGCTTCCTGCTGTGGGGCTCCACGTGGTCGGTGGTGAAGGTGGGCCTCCAGGATTTGCCGCCGCTGCGCTTCGTGGGCATCCGCATGCTGGTGGCGGGATTGGCGCTCCTGCCCTTCGCCCGCTCCCGCGGCGCACCGCTCGGGCCGGGCATGGGGTGGCGCATCGCGGGACTGGGGCTGTTGCAGATTGGCATTCCCTTCGGCCTGCTCTTCGTCGGGCAGCAGTGGATTCCCTCGAGCTGGGCGGCGCTCCTCTTCTCCACCTTCCCCATGTGGCTGCTGCTGGTGGGCCGGGTGATGATGCCGGACCAGCACCTCACGGGCCGCAAGCTGCTGGCCGCGGGGCTGGGCGTGGCGGGCGTCGCGGCGCTCCAGCACTCCGGCCTGGGCGCGCTGGAGGTGACGGGGCAGATGCTGCTCGGGTGCCTCCTGTGCCTGGGCTCGGTGGCCGCCATCTCCGTGGCCAACGTGCTGGCCAAGAAGCACATGGGCCAGGTGCCCGCGCACGTGCTGGTGTTCGGCCAGACGTTCAGCAGCGCGCTCCCGCTGCTCGTGCTGTCGTTCCTGCTGGAGGCGGGACAGCCCTCGCACTGGAACTCGCGCTCGGTGCTCGCCGTGCTGTACCTCGCGCTGTGCGGCACGGTGCTCACCTACCAGTGCCTCTACTGGCTCCTGCCGCGCATCTCCCTCGCGGCGCTTGGAGCCATGGCGTTGCTGGACACGCTGGTGGCGGTGGTGCTGGGCGTGGTGTTCCTCGACGAGCCGCTCACCCTGTCGCTGCTCGTCGGCGGCGCGCTCATCCTCGGCGGGGCCGCGCTCGCCAACCTCATCCCCGCCGAGGAGCCTTCCGCATCGAAGGCCCCTTCGCGCTGA
- the ligD gene encoding non-homologous end-joining DNA ligase encodes MSRPNARLKTYRSKRDFALTPEPAPDLEARPHTQTAVRTPEALLERVWPPMLARLSVPEAVSDTTHVYEVKYDGFRAVASLVGGKLAFHSRRGNDLSARFPALAEALRGLDVRDAVMDGEIVALDAKGRSRFQLLQNQAGVEQRYVIFDLLWLDGEDLRGLPLEERRARLEQLLKGVKPPLQLSERVEVSLTRALATAQRRGWEGLIAKRKGSAYVGTRSDDWLKLKVLAGQEVVILGYLPIQNERAKTEIGALLLGVHDEAGFHDVGKVGTGFSTKDRRSLRKLLDKDRVSQPMAADAEPRKGAVWVRPKHVAQVQFTEWTEDGRLRHPVYQGLRTDKQPVEVVRELPAPVARKARRAEAGALPEAARNNVRPVREGTAGREGTSVASLKAARAGARTTRAGTAGRQERATTGTRRAPTALAARTAAVHAKDVETETSVGRAKLTHGDRVIFPDSGLMKADVFAYYREVAPLLVPVLETAPSPCSSGRRESKRRASSGTRCPACPRGCPRCACATRRRRSATST; translated from the coding sequence GTGAGCCGCCCCAACGCACGCCTCAAGACCTACCGGAGCAAGCGCGACTTCGCCCTCACGCCCGAGCCGGCCCCCGACCTCGAGGCCCGGCCCCATACGCAGACGGCGGTCCGGACGCCGGAGGCGCTGCTGGAGCGCGTCTGGCCTCCCATGCTCGCGAGGCTCTCCGTGCCGGAGGCGGTCAGCGACACCACGCACGTGTACGAGGTGAAGTACGACGGCTTCCGCGCGGTGGCCTCGCTGGTGGGCGGGAAGCTGGCCTTCCACAGCCGGCGGGGCAATGACCTGTCGGCGCGCTTCCCCGCGCTCGCGGAGGCACTGCGCGGACTGGACGTGCGCGACGCGGTGATGGACGGGGAAATCGTCGCGCTGGACGCGAAGGGGCGCTCGCGCTTCCAGCTCCTGCAGAACCAGGCTGGGGTGGAGCAACGCTACGTCATCTTCGACCTGCTCTGGCTGGACGGAGAGGACCTGCGCGGGCTGCCGCTGGAAGAGCGGCGCGCACGGCTGGAGCAACTGTTGAAGGGCGTGAAGCCGCCGCTCCAGCTCTCGGAGCGGGTGGAGGTGTCACTGACGCGAGCGCTGGCCACGGCGCAGCGGCGTGGGTGGGAGGGACTCATCGCGAAGCGGAAGGGTTCCGCGTATGTGGGCACCCGCTCCGACGACTGGCTGAAGCTGAAGGTGCTGGCGGGCCAGGAGGTGGTCATCCTGGGCTACCTGCCCATCCAGAACGAGCGGGCGAAGACGGAGATTGGCGCGCTGCTGCTGGGCGTCCACGACGAGGCGGGCTTCCACGACGTGGGCAAGGTGGGCACGGGCTTCTCGACGAAGGACCGGCGCTCGCTGCGCAAGCTCCTCGACAAGGACCGCGTGAGCCAGCCGATGGCGGCGGACGCGGAGCCTCGCAAGGGCGCGGTGTGGGTGCGGCCGAAGCACGTGGCGCAGGTGCAGTTCACCGAGTGGACGGAGGATGGGCGGCTGCGCCACCCCGTGTACCAGGGCCTGCGCACCGACAAGCAGCCGGTGGAGGTGGTGCGCGAGCTACCCGCGCCCGTCGCGCGCAAGGCACGGCGGGCCGAAGCAGGTGCATTGCCGGAGGCCGCGAGGAACAACGTTCGCCCGGTGCGTGAGGGCACGGCGGGCCGCGAGGGAACGTCAGTGGCCTCGCTGAAGGCAGCGCGTGCGGGGGCGCGGACGACGCGAGCCGGTACGGCAGGCAGGCAGGAGCGCGCCACCACCGGAACCCGACGCGCGCCGACGGCACTGGCCGCTCGCACGGCGGCGGTGCATGCGAAGGACGTGGAGACGGAGACGAGCGTGGGGCGCGCGAAGCTGACGCACGGCGACCGCGTCATCTTTCCGGACAGCGGCCTCATGAAGGCGGACGTCTTCGCGTACTACCGCGAGGTGGCGCCACTGCTGGTGCCCGTGCTGGAGACCGCCCCATCTCCATGCAGCAGTGGCCGGCGGGAATCAAAGCGCCGGGCTTCTTCCGGCACGAGATGTCCGGCATGCCCGCGTGGCTGCCCACGCTGCGCGTGCGCCACGAGGAGAAGACGCTCCGCCACGTCAACGTGA
- a CDS encoding DUF1501 domain-containing protein: MKKNNRDENVLPERRTFLKAAAGFMGSTLLGGIPFRAFAQAAELAPADRCFVFVYFSGGWDQLLAFDPRDPDEFTADRASETKILPGYNLINDSRFSTRPILPAERSGAGRPNIDFGPAVGERLASHYDLMTVVRGINMNTLGHEVGYRYFLTGKLPIGSAARGSSTATEIVGQMKPRVPIASISYNVESYNDRYGGYANALRVSRRDDLLLTLRPSAASQQLDSEIEKQLVDFRGQPINCEQAAYGTRGVGTTYSNSRDQMQQVLSQGLEKAFQFQDTTNPEMEAVRTRYGLATTGSIDNEAGRAATVATALKKGIAQCVTINLTGGLDTHFGTQLTHASNQRRGFDALASLVDDLRASPHPSGGNFMDHTTIMVFSEFARTPLINASGGRDHHLCSSALLMGAGIKHNQVFGKSGDIGMSPGTFDLRTGAADPNGSNIFPEHIIATVLASAGLDYSITRVDPLRPILA; encoded by the coding sequence ATGAAGAAGAACAACCGCGACGAGAACGTCCTCCCCGAGCGCCGCACCTTCCTCAAGGCCGCCGCCGGTTTCATGGGCTCCACGCTGCTGGGCGGGATTCCCTTCCGCGCCTTCGCCCAGGCCGCGGAGCTGGCCCCAGCGGACCGGTGCTTCGTCTTCGTGTACTTCAGCGGCGGCTGGGACCAGCTCCTCGCCTTCGACCCGAGAGACCCGGACGAGTTCACCGCCGACCGCGCGTCGGAGACGAAAATCCTCCCCGGCTACAACCTCATCAACGACTCGCGCTTCTCCACGCGCCCCATCCTCCCGGCCGAGCGCTCCGGCGCGGGCCGGCCCAACATCGACTTCGGGCCCGCGGTGGGCGAGCGGCTGGCGTCGCACTACGACCTGATGACGGTGGTGCGCGGCATCAACATGAACACGCTGGGCCACGAGGTGGGCTACCGGTACTTCCTCACCGGCAAGCTCCCCATCGGCAGCGCCGCGCGCGGCTCCTCCACGGCGACGGAAATCGTCGGTCAGATGAAGCCGCGGGTGCCCATCGCGTCCATCTCCTACAACGTCGAGTCGTACAACGACCGCTACGGGGGCTACGCCAACGCGCTGCGCGTCAGCCGCCGGGATGACCTGCTCCTCACGCTGCGGCCCAGCGCGGCCAGCCAGCAGTTGGACAGCGAAATCGAGAAGCAGCTCGTGGACTTCCGCGGCCAGCCCATCAACTGCGAGCAGGCGGCGTACGGCACGCGCGGCGTGGGCACCACCTACTCCAACAGCCGGGACCAGATGCAGCAGGTGCTGTCACAGGGGCTGGAGAAGGCCTTCCAGTTCCAGGACACCACCAACCCGGAGATGGAGGCGGTGCGCACGCGCTACGGCCTGGCCACCACGGGCTCCATCGACAACGAGGCGGGCCGCGCCGCGACGGTGGCCACCGCGCTGAAGAAGGGCATCGCCCAGTGCGTCACCATCAACCTCACGGGCGGCCTGGACACGCACTTCGGCACCCAGCTCACCCACGCCAGCAACCAGCGCCGCGGCTTCGACGCGCTCGCCAGCCTGGTGGACGACCTGCGCGCCAGCCCGCACCCGTCGGGTGGTAACTTCATGGACCACACCACCATCATGGTGTTCTCCGAGTTCGCCCGCACGCCGCTCATCAATGCCTCCGGCGGAAGAGACCACCACCTGTGCAGCTCCGCCCTCCTCATGGGCGCGGGCATCAAGCACAACCAGGTCTTTGGCAAGAGCGGCGACATCGGCATGTCGCCGGGCACGTTCGACCTGCGCACCGGCGCCGCGGACCCGAACGGCTCCAACATCTTCCCCGAGCACATCATCGCCACGGTGCTCGCCTCGGCGGGCCTCGACTACAGCATCACCCGCGTGGACCCGCTGCGTCCCATCCTCGCCTGA
- a CDS encoding ferritin-like domain-containing protein: MAENSAVAKLRSLAQLDADAVGAYDAALSRIPEPLVRERLNAYRIDHMRHVQDLNVLITQLGGEPVDLRPDLKGAAMKSLTAMTSMMGTEAALVAMMGNEEFTNRAYEVALRFEWTPEVRALIEKHREDERRHVIWIREAVRSRPWEKDRAAVTHGSEAQA, from the coding sequence ATGGCCGAGAATTCCGCAGTCGCGAAGCTTCGCAGCCTGGCCCAGCTCGACGCGGACGCGGTGGGGGCGTACGACGCCGCGCTGTCCCGCATCCCGGAGCCCCTGGTGCGCGAGCGGCTCAACGCGTACCGCATCGACCACATGCGGCACGTGCAGGACCTCAACGTCCTCATCACCCAGCTCGGCGGAGAGCCCGTGGACCTGCGCCCGGACCTCAAGGGCGCCGCGATGAAGAGCCTGACGGCGATGACCAGCATGATGGGCACCGAGGCCGCGCTGGTCGCGATGATGGGCAACGAGGAGTTCACCAACCGCGCCTACGAAGTCGCCCTGCGCTTCGAGTGGACCCCGGAGGTCCGTGCCCTCATCGAGAAGCACCGCGAGGACGAGCGGCGCCATGTCATCTGGATTCGCGAGGCCGTCCGCAGCCGCCCCTGGGAGAAGGACCGCGCGGCCGTCACCCACGGCTCCGAAGCCCAGGCCTGA
- the hutF gene encoding formimidoylglutamate deiminase produces the protein MSETIVYQPDLLYTGGRFHEGRALGVSADGLVLHEGPVPAGARTVRLPGRALLPGLVNGHSHAFQRLIRGRTEYVASGREADDFWSWREAMYRAAESLGPEDVYTASRQAFVEMALAGITTVGEFHYLHHQADGTPYADRNTLAHAVIRAARDVGLRICLLRVGYARAGFNVPANPRQRRFIDRDVDGFLSSAESLERETRDDAAVSVGLAPHSVRAVTREWLASVASAASRSWPVHMHVAEQPKEIEACLSEHGRRPVELLADLGLLGPRFTAVHGVHLTDAEVALLGGAKATVCACPSTERNLGDGIVPADALVRAGARISLGSDSQATVDLLDEARQLEGHLRLARLRRAVLDPGRGAMDGLAARLLDMATAQGAHSLGLSTGTLEPGKPADFFTVDLHHPSLTGASVESLLAAIVFGADKAAVREVAVAGRVVVSDGRHPLAEECGRAFHALSRLLYP, from the coding sequence GTGAGCGAAACCATCGTCTACCAGCCAGACCTCCTCTACACCGGAGGCCGGTTCCACGAAGGCCGCGCCCTGGGCGTGAGTGCGGACGGCCTCGTCCTTCATGAGGGCCCCGTGCCCGCCGGGGCGCGCACCGTCCGGCTGCCAGGACGCGCGCTGCTGCCGGGGCTCGTCAACGGCCACTCGCACGCCTTCCAGCGCCTCATCCGCGGCCGCACGGAGTACGTGGCCTCCGGCCGCGAGGCGGACGACTTCTGGAGCTGGCGCGAGGCCATGTACCGCGCCGCCGAGTCGCTGGGACCGGAGGATGTGTACACCGCCTCCCGGCAGGCCTTCGTGGAGATGGCCCTGGCCGGCATCACCACCGTGGGCGAGTTCCACTACCTCCACCACCAGGCGGACGGCACCCCGTACGCGGACCGCAACACGCTGGCGCACGCCGTCATCCGCGCCGCCAGGGACGTGGGCCTGCGCATCTGCCTGCTGCGCGTGGGCTATGCGCGCGCCGGCTTCAACGTCCCGGCCAACCCCCGCCAGCGGCGCTTCATCGACAGGGACGTGGACGGCTTCCTCTCCTCGGCGGAGTCGCTCGAGCGCGAGACGCGGGACGACGCGGCGGTCAGCGTGGGCCTCGCTCCGCACAGCGTGCGCGCGGTGACTCGCGAGTGGCTGGCCTCGGTGGCCAGCGCGGCCTCCCGGAGTTGGCCCGTGCACATGCACGTGGCGGAGCAGCCGAAGGAAATCGAGGCGTGTCTCTCCGAGCATGGCCGGCGTCCGGTGGAGTTGCTGGCGGACCTGGGGCTGCTCGGGCCGCGCTTCACCGCCGTGCACGGCGTGCACCTGACGGACGCGGAGGTGGCGCTGCTGGGCGGGGCCAAGGCGACGGTGTGCGCGTGTCCCTCCACCGAGCGCAACCTGGGCGACGGCATCGTCCCCGCGGACGCGCTGGTGCGGGCGGGGGCGCGCATCAGCCTTGGCTCGGACAGCCAGGCCACGGTGGACCTGCTGGACGAGGCACGACAACTGGAAGGCCACCTGCGGCTGGCGCGGCTGCGGCGCGCGGTGCTGGACCCGGGCCGGGGCGCGATGGATGGCCTGGCGGCGCGGCTGCTGGACATGGCCACCGCCCAGGGCGCGCACAGCCTGGGCCTGTCCACGGGCACCCTGGAGCCGGGGAAGCCCGCCGACTTCTTCACGGTGGACCTGCACCACCCGTCCCTCACCGGCGCGAGCGTGGAGTCGTTGCTCGCCGCCATCGTCTTCGGCGCTGACAAGGCGGCGGTGCGCGAGGTGGCGGTGGCCGGACGCGTGGTGGTGAGCGATGGCCGTCACCCGCTCGCGGAGGAGTGCGGCCGCGCCTTCCACGCGCTGTCCCGTTTGCTGTACCCGTAA